AGCAGGACAATCTGGCCCGGTTCCTCCATATGGCGGTGGCATACGCCAAGGAGATCGGCTTCACCGGCCAATTCCTGATCGAACCGAAGCCGAAGGAGCCGTCCAAGCACCAGTACGACTTCGACGCCGCGACGACCATCGCGTTCCTGCAAAACTACGGCCTGAAGGAATACTTCAAGCTGAATATCGAAGCGAACCACGCGACGCTGGCCGGCCATACGTTCGAGCACGAGCTGCGTGTCGCGCGGCTGGCGGGCATGCTGGGCTCGATCGACGCGAACCAGGGCGATCTGCTGCTCGGCTGGGATACGGATGAGTTCCCGACCGACCTGTACTCGACGACGTTGGCGATGTACGAAATTTTGCAGAACAACGGCCTCGGCAGCGGCGGCGTCAACTTCGACGCGAAAGTTCGCCGCGCTTCGTTCGAGCCGGACGATCTGGTGATCGCGCATATCGCCGGCATCGACAGCTTCGCCCGCGGATTGAAAGTCGCCGCCAAGCTGATCGAGGACCGCGTGCTGGAGCAAGTGATCGAGGATCGCTACGCTTCGTTCCGCGAAGGCATCGGCCTGGACATTGTCAGCGGCAAAGCGAACTTCCATACGTTGGAGCAATACGCGCTGCAAAACAAACCGATCGTCAACAAATCGGGCCGCCAAGAGCTGATCAAGGCGACGATCAACCAATACCTGCTGAACGTCGAGTAACCGGTGATGGCGGTCCCCGCTTCGCCCGATGGCGAAGAATCATCTGAACGCACATACAAAAAAATAAAACCGATGAACGGCCTTGGTTCCGAATATCACGGGACCGAGGCCGTTTGATTTGGCCTGCGAACCGCATTACCCGGAGGTTTCCGGCCGAACCGGCAGCCGGGGCTTGCGCTCGTCGGTCAATCGGCCGCGCCGCCTCTTGCCGGTCAACGTATGCGAGGTTTTCCGACGAAATTAGGCTTTGACAGCGGCGAACGGCCGGATTAAACTTAAGTTACTTAAGTAAATAGTTAGGACACACACAAAAAAGAAAAGGAGGCAGGAATCCCGATGTCCGCAGATTCCAACCAGATTGCCTTCGACCTGCTCCGGGCGTTCCGCCAGCTCCGGACGATCCGCTGGAACGGCCTGAGGGCGGAAGGCTGCACGCCGGGCGAGACCATTCTGCTGCACACGCTGCGCCGGCATATGCGCAAAGGTTCGCCCGGCATGAAAACGTCCGAGATCGGCCGGCATCTTCGCGTATCGACGCCGTCGGTCACGCAGATGGTCAACGTGCTCGAAGCGAGAGGGCTGGTCGAGAGGAAGGCGGACCCGGCCGACCGGCGTATCGTGCGAATCGCGCTGACGGAATCCGGACAGGAAGAGATGCGGAAGGTGGAGCAATCGATGCTGGAAGGGGTGAGCGGCTTGATCGCCTACTTGGGCCTCGATCGAAGCCGGCAACTGATCGCCCTGCTTGACGACGTACACCTCTACTACAGCGAACGGGAAGCGGGGATGGAGCGGTTTCCCGCCGAATGACAACAGTCGGATTCCATATCGTAACACAAAGGAGCT
The nucleotide sequence above comes from Paenibacillus thermoaerophilus. Encoded proteins:
- a CDS encoding MarR family winged helix-turn-helix transcriptional regulator, which translates into the protein MSADSNQIAFDLLRAFRQLRTIRWNGLRAEGCTPGETILLHTLRRHMRKGSPGMKTSEIGRHLRVSTPSVTQMVNVLEARGLVERKADPADRRIVRIALTESGQEEMRKVEQSMLEGVSGLIAYLGLDRSRQLIALLDDVHLYYSEREAGMERFPAE
- the xylA gene encoding xylose isomerase, yielding MSAFGHIPEIQYEGRRSTNPFAYKFYNAQEKVLGKTMEEHLRIAVSYWHTFTGNGADPFGAGTAIRPWDRFSGMDLAKARVEAAFELFGKLGVPYFCFHDRDIAPEGNTLQETNRNLDEIVALIQEYMKTSRTKLLWNTANMFTHPRFVHGAATTSNADVFAYAAAQVKKALEHAKQLGAENYVFWGGREGYETLLNTDLKLEQDNLARFLHMAVAYAKEIGFTGQFLIEPKPKEPSKHQYDFDAATTIAFLQNYGLKEYFKLNIEANHATLAGHTFEHELRVARLAGMLGSIDANQGDLLLGWDTDEFPTDLYSTTLAMYEILQNNGLGSGGVNFDAKVRRASFEPDDLVIAHIAGIDSFARGLKVAAKLIEDRVLEQVIEDRYASFREGIGLDIVSGKANFHTLEQYALQNKPIVNKSGRQELIKATINQYLLNVE